Proteins co-encoded in one Macrobrachium nipponense isolate FS-2020 chromosome 24, ASM1510439v2, whole genome shotgun sequence genomic window:
- the LOC135205408 gene encoding zinc finger protein OZF-like produces MESKLNPELPVKEEGKCPLSPSLIKQEKNDLFGDQSSAANDCFVFVEPSIVIKTELETFSAEEDDKKCPSKIDSVESERDFSDSDENCRKEVMLEGDVNSPTDICQVSFSSPEESVSEDVCLNTPETMGSEDSEFRCTVCEKSFSAFGPFADHIKGHTDSNPLTCNVCGEAFSEIGQFAAHMKVHTESNSLTCNVCRKVFTLKYEFTIHMRTHTGKRPYICPECGSGFWKRGQLNAHRKIHTGEKTFVCIECGRGFYKKDHLSNHIRTHTGERPFPCPECGRAFGTRDHLKVHMKIHTGEKPFSCTECGRAFYKKDHLSTHMRVHTGEKPFLCSECGGKFSTRGHLNAHMRIHTGEKPYACTLCGKAFSEKSKLTLHIRIHTGERPYLCSECGKSFTQKYKHTVHMKAHAEEALRSQT; encoded by the coding sequence ATGGAATCAAAACTTAATCCTGAACTCCCtgtgaaggaagaagggaaatgcCCATTGTCACCTTCTTTGATTAAGCAGGAAAAAAATGACTTGTTTGGTGATCAAAGTTCAGCTGCCAATGATTGCTTTGTGTTTGTAGAACCGTCTATTGTAATAAAGACAGAGCTAGAAACGTTTAGTGCTGAAGAAGATGACAAAAAATGTCCGAGCAAAATTGATTCCGTAGAAAGTGAGAGAGACTTTTCAGACAGTGATGAAAATTGTAGAAAAGAAGTTATGCTGGAAGGAGATGTTAATTCACCAACAGACATTTGTCAAGTGAGCTTTTCTTCCCCAGAGGAAAGTGTGTCTGAGGATGTTTGTCTCAATACCCCTGAAACAATGGGTTCTGAAGACTCTGAGTTTAGGTGCACAGTTTGTGAAAAATCCTTTTCAGCGTTTGGTCCTTTTGCAGACCACATTAAAGGTCATACAGACAGCAACCCATTAACTTGCAATGTGTGTGGAGAGGCTTTTTCAGAAATAGGTCAGTTTGCAGCGCACATGAAAGTTCACACAGAAAGCAATTCTTTAACCTGCAATGTGTGTAGAAAAGTCTTTACCCTGAAATATGAGTTCACAATTCACATGCGAACTCATACTGGAAAGAGACCTTACATCTGCCCTGAATGTGGAAGTGGATTCTGGAAAAGAGGTCAGCTCAATGCTCACCGGAAAATTCATACGGGGGAAAAGACGTTCGTCTGCATAGAATGTGGAAGAGGATTTTATAAGAAGGATCATCTTAGCAACCACATAAGGACACATACAGGAGAGAGACCATTCCCTTGCCCAGAGTGTGGAAGAGCTTTTGGTACAAGAGATCATCTTAAAGTTCACATGAAAATtcatactggagaaaagccattctCTTGCACAGAATGTGGGAGAGCCTTTTATAAGAAAGATCATTTGAGCACTCACATGAGGGttcatacaggagagaagccattccTATGCAGTGAATGTGGAGGAAAATTTTCTACAAGAGGTCATCTTAATGCACATATGAGAATTCATACAGGCGAGAAGCCATATGCCTGTACATTGTGTGGAAAAGCATTTTCTGAAAAGAGTAAACTCACACTTCACATAAGAATTCACACAGGAGAAAGGCCGTACCTTTGCAGTGAATGTGGAAAATCATTTACTCAAAAATATAAGCATACTGTTCATATGAAAGCTCATGCAGAAGAAGCCTTGAGGTCACAGACTTGA